In Carya illinoinensis cultivar Pawnee chromosome 16, C.illinoinensisPawnee_v1, whole genome shotgun sequence, a single window of DNA contains:
- the LOC122298977 gene encoding uncharacterized protein LOC122298977 — MEKLNSLWSNLQLNEEEDTSIMIEEEAVSEIKKKGDLSLIGKILSDRQLATQVVESTLKKIWRLSKPAALREVGRNMYVMIFATHADKQRIVEGRPWFFDGQLFVINPFDGISPIHDLKFDTAPFWVQFHNLPLFGMNREVGVRLGSSIGEVQEVDVDDDNVGWGSSLRVKILIDMKKPLARGRTCHLNGVKVWSPVQYEKLPRFCFTCGRIIHENVDCQSNTDSSPQYGAWLRAVSSAKKKWNSSSEYSKKTSTSSGERQNMVTSDEDTVQVERKSQG, encoded by the coding sequence ATGGAAAAGCTTAATAGTTTGTGGAGTAATCTACAGTTGAATGAGGAAGAGGATACGTCTATTATGATTGAAGAAGAAGCAGTTTCAGAGATAAAGAAGAAGGGTGATCTTAGTTTGATTGGTAAGATATTGTCTGATAGACAATTGGCAACACAGGTGGTTGAGTCTActttgaagaagatttggcgCCTGAGTAAACCTGCAGCGTTAAGGGAGGTTGGGAGAAATATGTATGTAATGATCTTTGCTACTCATGCTGACAAGCAGAGGATTGTTGAGGGGAGACCATGGTTCTTTGATGGTCAGCTGTTTGTTATTAATCCATTTGATGGCATTTCTCCAATACATGATCTGAAGTTTGATACTGCACCTTTCTGGGTGCAATTCCATAATCTACCTTTGTTTGGAATGAATAGAGAAGTGGGTGTAAGGTTGGGTAGTTCAATAGGTGAAGTCCAAGAGGTTGATGTGGATGATGATAATGTAGGGTGGGGTAGTAGTTTACGAGTAAAGATTCTGATTGACATGAAGAAACCTCTTGCTAGAGGCAGAACTTGTCATCTGAATGGAGTAAAAGTCTGGAGTCCAGTGCAGTATGAAAAGCTCCCACGTTTTTGTTTCACCTGTGGTCGTATTATTCATGAAAATGTTGATTGCCAGAGCAACACAGATTCTTCTCCTCAATATGGTGCATGGTTAAGGGCTGTTTCCAGTGCTAAAAAGAAATGGAACTCATCAAGTGAGTATAGCAAGAAGACATCGACTAGTTCTGGGGAGAGACAGAACATGGTGACATCTGATGAAGATACTGTGCAGGTGGAGAGGAAGAGTCAAGGTTAA